One stretch of Thermanaerosceptrum fracticalcis DNA includes these proteins:
- a CDS encoding putative polysaccharide biosynthesis protein → MGGVIKSAAILSLAGIITKIMGAVYRIPFARMVGDEGLGLYQMAYPFYTIVLAISTAGVPVAISKLVAEHEGLGDKGGALRIFWVALGFLFFTGLISSFCLYVYADELALKVLGEPRALLPIRSIAPAIFFTSIMSAFRGFFQGQQNMIPTALSQILEQTVRIVTVFWAALFLLPLGIEITAAGATFGAATGGLAGLLVLVMIFARQTDGRQSVSRWSTKSSLARILFKVLALSIPISLGGLIFPLMQMLDISLVPMGLQKGGHTVAEATSLYGQLSGMAGSIINLPTIVTIALSASLVPAVSSLVRKRKLEVLANLTSAALKLNLIITLPAAMGLMILAEPISGLLFALPEAGEPLAWLAGGIIFVGLYHVSTGILQGLGQTLLPVIALLTGSGVKVMITYYLTPLPQWGIKGAALATVLGFMVAAFINLLFLKYNVAVRIQWWKDIFFAALSVFLMAVSVVTGYAVIEQYFSADFTTLLTIPLGAFVYLVFIFLFGLLKKREIAILLGDDNHWNNVLDKIPFLR, encoded by the coding sequence ATGGGAGGAGTCATCAAAAGTGCAGCAATATTGAGTCTTGCCGGAATTATAACAAAGATTATGGGAGCTGTCTACCGCATCCCCTTTGCCCGTATGGTAGGTGATGAAGGCTTAGGACTTTACCAGATGGCCTATCCTTTTTATACTATCGTGCTGGCCATCAGTACCGCCGGCGTACCGGTTGCCATCTCCAAGCTGGTGGCGGAACATGAAGGCTTAGGCGACAAAGGCGGGGCTTTACGTATTTTCTGGGTGGCGTTAGGCTTTCTTTTTTTCACCGGCCTGATTTCCAGTTTTTGTCTCTATGTTTATGCCGATGAACTGGCCCTGAAAGTTTTGGGAGAACCCCGGGCCTTGTTACCTATCCGTTCTATTGCCCCGGCTATCTTTTTTACTTCGATTATGTCCGCCTTCCGCGGTTTCTTCCAGGGTCAGCAGAACATGATTCCCACGGCCCTCTCTCAAATACTGGAACAAACAGTCCGTATAGTGACAGTATTTTGGGCGGCTCTTTTTCTACTTCCCCTGGGGATAGAGATTACGGCAGCGGGAGCCACTTTTGGTGCGGCTACCGGAGGGTTAGCAGGTTTACTTGTACTGGTTATGATTTTCGCGCGTCAAACAGACGGTCGGCAAAGTGTGAGCCGCTGGAGTACTAAAAGTAGCTTGGCCCGCATTCTCTTTAAAGTCCTGGCCCTTTCCATCCCTATCTCCCTCGGGGGGTTAATTTTCCCCCTCATGCAGATGCTGGATATTTCCCTTGTGCCCATGGGCCTGCAAAAGGGAGGACATACGGTGGCGGAAGCTACCAGTCTTTATGGACAGCTCTCCGGGATGGCTGGTTCCATTATTAATTTGCCCACCATTGTGACCATTGCCCTTTCAGCCAGTCTCGTTCCTGCTGTTTCCAGTTTAGTAAGAAAAAGAAAGCTGGAAGTGCTGGCTAACCTGACCTCGGCTGCCCTGAAATTAAATCTCATTATTACTTTGCCTGCCGCCATGGGGCTTATGATCTTGGCGGAACCTATTTCCGGCCTGTTATTTGCCTTACCTGAAGCGGGTGAGCCTTTAGCCTGGCTGGCAGGGGGAATCATCTTCGTTGGCTTATATCATGTCAGTACGGGAATACTACAGGGGCTGGGACAAACACTTCTCCCCGTTATAGCCCTCTTGACGGGGAGTGGGGTCAAAGTGATGATAACCTATTACTTAACCCCCCTTCCCCAGTGGGGGATTAAGGGGGCAGCTTTGGCTACAGTACTGGGCTTTATGGTGGCTGCTTTTATCAATCTGCTGTTTTTGAAGTACAATGTGGCTGTGCGTATCCAGTGGTGGAAGGATATCTTTTTCGCCGCTCTCAGTGTTTTTCTGATGGCCGTGTCGGTTGTAACCGGTTATGCAGTAATAGAGCAGTATTTTTCGGCTGATTTTACTACGCTTTTGACTATTCCCCTGGGAGCCTTTGTTTACCTTGTATTCATCTTCCTCTTCGGTCTTCTCAAGAAAAGAGAGATAGCCATTCTCCTGGGTGATGATAACCACTGGAACAACGTTCTGGACAAAATTCCTTTTTTGCGTTGA
- a CDS encoding anti-sigma-F factor Fin, which translates to MRLIYICDRCANYIDEIEMNALDEGRLGFDILTEEEREDLVHLDWERQVGTVKAICDTCMAKLNDGTVSLWVPYGPH; encoded by the coding sequence TTGCGGCTTATCTATATTTGTGACCGTTGTGCTAATTATATTGATGAAATTGAAATGAACGCCCTGGATGAGGGACGGTTGGGTTTTGATATCTTAACCGAAGAGGAACGGGAGGATTTAGTGCACCTGGATTGGGAGCGACAGGTAGGAACGGTAAAAGCCATCTGTGATACCTGTATGGCTAAATTAAATGATGGCACTGTAAGCCTGTGGGTTCCCTATGGACCCCATTAA
- the mazG gene encoding nucleoside triphosphate pyrophosphohydrolase, with product MVKEIVVAGLGPGSLDHLSFGVWQLLQKGDRRIILRTAKHPVVAEMDRYNINYESCDRFYEEKDTFYDVYQAIVGYLIETVKRDSSLQQLIYCVPGHPTVAEETVRMLLARGKEEGVTIRLIPSMSFLDSLYAALTIDPTEGLLVLDALRVEESQLNTGQHTIFTQVYNRLVSSDLKLILLERYPPEHPVKVISSAGIPGIERISEVPLYQLDHINWFDHLTSVYVPPLPGEVKEHGCKYPLDPLVEVMETLLSPRGCPWDREQNHFTLKPYLLEEAYEVIEAIDSGDMHKLREELGDLLLQIVFHTALAQSRNEFDHNDVIEEITLKMIRRHPHVFSNVQVKNSQEVLQNWEEIKAKELGKPLKKGRVMDKLNKSLPALLLAEEVQKMVKKVGFDWDDIQGAWDKLTEEMEEAKQAWQEKGDLEGELGDLLFAVVNVARFGKISPEAALLKTIQKFIRRFNYMEEKVMQQNLKWEELDLQKMDTMWEEAKKSGF from the coding sequence ATGGTGAAAGAAATTGTTGTTGCCGGTTTAGGGCCGGGGAGTCTGGACCATCTCTCTTTTGGGGTCTGGCAGCTCCTCCAAAAAGGTGATAGGAGAATTATCCTAAGGACAGCGAAACACCCGGTGGTGGCAGAAATGGATCGCTACAATATCAACTATGAATCCTGTGACCGCTTCTATGAGGAGAAAGATACTTTTTACGATGTTTATCAGGCCATAGTGGGATATCTTATAGAAACGGTAAAAAGGGACTCCTCCCTTCAGCAGTTGATCTACTGTGTACCCGGGCATCCCACTGTTGCTGAGGAGACAGTTAGGATGCTCTTGGCCAGGGGCAAGGAGGAGGGTGTGACTATTCGGTTAATCCCCAGCATGAGTTTCCTGGATAGCCTCTATGCTGCGTTAACAATTGATCCCACTGAGGGGTTACTGGTCCTTGATGCCTTAAGAGTGGAGGAGTCCCAGTTAAATACCGGACAGCATACCATCTTTACCCAGGTCTACAACCGCCTGGTCTCCTCTGATCTAAAACTCATCCTGTTGGAACGATATCCTCCCGAACATCCTGTGAAAGTCATTTCAAGTGCAGGTATTCCCGGGATAGAAAGAATCAGTGAAGTTCCCCTTTACCAGTTGGATCATATCAACTGGTTTGATCATTTGACCTCGGTTTACGTTCCCCCCTTACCGGGAGAGGTTAAGGAGCATGGGTGCAAATATCCCCTGGACCCTCTGGTTGAGGTCATGGAAACCCTTCTTTCGCCCCGGGGATGTCCCTGGGACAGGGAGCAAAATCATTTCACCTTGAAACCCTATCTTCTGGAGGAAGCTTATGAGGTCATTGAGGCCATTGACAGCGGTGATATGCATAAATTGCGGGAAGAATTGGGAGACTTACTGCTGCAGATAGTGTTTCATACGGCTCTGGCCCAAAGCCGGAACGAATTTGACCACAATGACGTCATCGAGGAGATCACCCTCAAGATGATTAGGCGCCATCCCCATGTCTTTAGTAACGTGCAGGTGAAAAATTCCCAAGAGGTTTTGCAAAACTGGGAAGAAATCAAGGCAAAAGAATTAGGTAAACCCTTGAAAAAAGGCAGGGTCATGGATAAACTGAATAAGTCCTTACCCGCCTTACTCCTGGCTGAAGAAGTGCAGAAAATGGTTAAAAAAGTTGGTTTCGACTGGGATGATATCCAGGGAGCCTGGGACAAGCTTACAGAGGAAATGGAGGAAGCAAAACAGGCCTGGCAGGAGAAAGGGGATCTGGAAGGTGAATTAGGGGACCTTTTATTTGCCGTAGTCAATGTAGCCAGGTTTGGCAAAATCTCACCGGAAGCGGCTCTTCTTAAAACCATTCAAAAGTTTATCAGGCGGTTCAATTACATGGAGGAGAAGGTTATGCAGCAAAACTTAAAATGGGAGGAATTGGATTTGCAAAAAATGGATACAATGTGGGAAGAGGCCAAAAAATCAGGTTTTTAG
- the pth gene encoding aminoacyl-tRNA hydrolase — protein MKLIVGLGNPGKKYEKTRHNIGFMVVDELASILEVAIEKKQNQALLGQGFLDGAKVLLAKPQTYMNRSGEAVLELLNYYQDSIDDLIVIHDDLDMEFGRIRFKPGGGTGGHNGLKSITQMLNSPDYGRLKIGIGRPPQFMKVENYVLSEFTGAETKVLPELIKVAVTGLKTWCSAGIEKAMNDFNGVHIKSDIE, from the coding sequence GTGAAGCTGATTGTTGGTTTAGGCAATCCGGGGAAGAAGTACGAAAAAACCCGCCATAATATTGGTTTTATGGTTGTGGATGAACTGGCATCAATCCTGGAAGTTGCGATTGAAAAAAAACAGAACCAGGCTCTTTTAGGCCAGGGATTTCTGGACGGAGCAAAAGTGCTGTTGGCTAAACCCCAAACTTACATGAACAGGAGCGGTGAGGCCGTCTTGGAGCTGTTAAATTATTACCAGGACAGCATCGACGATCTCATTGTGATACATGATGATCTGGATATGGAATTCGGCCGCATCCGCTTTAAGCCGGGAGGAGGGACGGGGGGCCACAATGGCCTCAAATCCATTACGCAAATGTTGAATTCTCCCGATTATGGCCGTCTAAAAATTGGCATTGGCCGTCCTCCCCAGTTCATGAAGGTAGAAAACTATGTTTTAAGTGAATTCACCGGAGCGGAAACAAAGGTTTTGCCTGAACTGATAAAAGTGGCAGTGACCGGGTTAAAGACCTGGTGCAGTGCCGGCATAGAAAAAGCCATGAATGATTTTAATGGGGTACATATTAAATCAGATATAGAATAA
- the spoVT gene encoding stage V sporulation protein T, translated as MKATGIVRRIDDLGRVVIPKEIRRTLRIREGDPLEIFVDREGEVILKKYSPIGELGDFAKEYADSLYEAIGHIACIADRDQIIAVAGGPKKEFLNKRIGPAVEKVMDERKAVLINQPGQHAYCSICAGEEGECKYTAEVIAPIIAEGDPIGAVIIASKEPNTKFGDLELKLAETAASFLAKQMEQ; from the coding sequence ATGAAAGCAACGGGTATTGTTCGCAGAATTGATGATTTAGGTCGCGTTGTTATTCCGAAAGAGATCCGGAGAACCCTGCGTATTCGCGAAGGTGATCCTTTAGAAATTTTTGTAGATCGTGAAGGGGAAGTGATTCTGAAAAAGTATTCACCGATAGGTGAGCTTGGGGATTTTGCCAAGGAATACGCTGATTCTCTTTATGAGGCTATTGGTCACATCGCTTGTATTGCAGACAGGGACCAGATCATAGCTGTAGCAGGCGGGCCCAAGAAAGAGTTCTTGAATAAACGCATAGGACCGGCAGTAGAAAAAGTCATGGATGAACGCAAAGCCGTATTGATTAACCAGCCCGGCCAACATGCTTACTGCAGCATCTGTGCCGGTGAAGAAGGTGAATGTAAATATACGGCTGAGGTCATCGCCCCCATTATTGCCGAGGGTGACCCCATTGGTGCCGTTATTATTGCAAGCAAGGAACCTAACACTAAGTTTGGTGACCTGGAGCTTAAACTGGCGGAAACAGCGGCATCTTTCCTGGCTAAGCAGATGGAACAATAA
- a CDS encoding HU family DNA-binding protein, whose protein sequence is MNKTELISAVAEKTEFTKKDAEKAINAVLEAVEEALAKGDKVQLVGFGTFEVRERAARTGRNPQTGEEIKIAAAKVPGFKPGKALKDAVSK, encoded by the coding sequence TTGAATAAGACCGAATTAATTAGTGCGGTAGCTGAAAAAACTGAGTTTACCAAAAAGGATGCAGAAAAAGCCATCAATGCAGTATTAGAGGCTGTAGAGGAAGCCTTAGCCAAAGGCGACAAAGTCCAGCTGGTGGGCTTCGGTACTTTCGAAGTAAGAGAACGGGCGGCCCGTACCGGACGCAATCCTCAAACTGGTGAGGAAATCAAAATCGCTGCCGCCAAAGTTCCTGGCTTTAAGCCCGGCAAAGCACTGAAAGACGCAGTAAGCAAGTAA
- the mfd gene encoding transcription-repair coupling factor, with protein MALQSIIAHLKKIKEFNYLLEQLKKGRETFVYGVAGSQKTLLTAALLVDQEKPLLYIVENPQRGKEVFDDLNNLLPDWLIQYFPAFETLPFEVIAQSHETQRKRLEVLQNLVTNGKKHVVISTWEALIKTLMAPENFKRAIVNLTVGERVQIDQLLQHLISVGYQRVDMVEDKGQVSLRGGILDIFSVTAEQPYRIEFFDDEIDSIRVFSIESQRSIDKIKEVTIAPAAEFFLWGHDTEEALMHLQAEAQQLLKSMEKRGNIDGFNYLTARMKEILEKIRENQYFPGFEQLQPYFTQGKYSLLSYFREDPFIILDEPNRQREAALAREKEHQETYVALLEKGKVLPGQAANYFSWDELWETMKKRRPLFFSLLPKKPVGSESVNLVGVTAKTPSLFMGKTKLLADELKEWKRQKYGVLILVNSEERAERLKQSLWDSGVEVSIAKRGSPLSLENITVSFGYLTSGFEFTTWKVVVLTEHEFYHQPKKRPPRKMFQEGKKVTVLEDLKLGDYVVHINHGIGRYMGIEKLAVGDAERDYLVIKYQGEDKLYVPTDQVGLLQKYFSQEGQVPKLSKLGGNEWNKVKSKVKAAVKDLAEELLNLYAVRESARGFAFSPDTPWQMEFEDAFPYEETEDQLRAIREVKRDMEKPRPMDRLLCGDVGYGKTEVAIRAAFKAVTDGKQVAVLVPTTVLAQQHYNTFKERFEGFGVNVAVLSRFRSAKEQKAALQELARGRVDIIIGTHRLLSTDVKFKDLGLLIIDEEQRFGVVHKEKLKKIRKTVDVLTLTATPIPRTLHMSLVGVRDMSVIETPPEDRYPVQTFVVEFSPQLVREAIRRELGRGGQVYYVHNHIEDIEKAAHFVQDMVPEARVGVAHGKMSEDQLENVMLDFMEGELDILVCTTIIETGLDISNVNTLIIDDADRLGLSQLYQLRGRVGRSNRVAYAYLTYNKDKILSEVAEKRLNAIREFTELGSGFKIAMRDLEIRGAGNILGAEQHGHVAAVGFDLYCRMLEDAVKEARGEELPIEKTISIDIQVKAYIPQEYIPDTGVKIDFYQRINAIKEVKEIDQLAEELEDRFGDMPEPLVNLLRIAAIKISAVPAKIQSITQEKDLIKIKMEDDHGLTGNQLMSLARRYRRQVSFSAAAGLEIVVNIRNLERKQMLLFLEEIILEISSLARKEAALV; from the coding sequence ATGGCTTTGCAATCCATCATTGCACATCTCAAAAAAATTAAAGAATTTAATTATCTTTTGGAGCAATTGAAAAAAGGCAGGGAAACTTTTGTTTACGGTGTTGCCGGTTCCCAGAAAACCCTGCTTACAGCTGCTTTACTGGTTGACCAGGAGAAGCCCCTGCTTTATATCGTAGAGAATCCCCAGCGGGGTAAAGAAGTGTTTGATGATTTGAACAATTTATTACCTGACTGGTTGATACAGTATTTCCCTGCCTTTGAGACTTTACCCTTTGAGGTCATAGCCCAGAGCCATGAGACCCAGCGCAAGCGGCTGGAAGTGCTGCAAAACCTGGTGACAAATGGCAAGAAACATGTGGTTATCTCTACCTGGGAGGCCCTCATTAAAACCTTGATGGCACCTGAAAATTTTAAAAGGGCTATAGTAAACCTTACAGTAGGGGAACGGGTGCAGATTGACCAGCTCTTACAGCACTTGATCAGTGTGGGTTACCAAAGGGTAGATATGGTGGAGGACAAAGGGCAGGTCTCTTTGCGGGGGGGGATCCTGGATATTTTCTCCGTTACGGCGGAACAACCCTACCGGATTGAATTTTTCGACGACGAAATAGATTCTATCCGGGTTTTCTCCATAGAAAGCCAGCGCTCTATTGACAAAATAAAAGAAGTGACGATTGCCCCCGCCGCTGAATTCTTCCTTTGGGGACATGATACGGAAGAGGCGCTCATGCACTTACAGGCTGAAGCCCAGCAGCTCTTAAAATCCATGGAAAAGCGGGGGAACATAGACGGGTTTAACTATCTGACCGCCAGGATGAAGGAAATTCTGGAAAAAATCAGGGAGAACCAGTATTTCCCCGGTTTTGAACAGCTGCAGCCTTATTTCACCCAGGGCAAATACTCCCTTTTATCCTATTTCAGAGAGGATCCCTTTATCATTTTGGATGAGCCCAACCGGCAGAGGGAGGCTGCCTTAGCCCGGGAAAAAGAACACCAGGAAACTTATGTGGCCTTATTGGAAAAAGGGAAAGTATTACCGGGTCAGGCCGCTAATTATTTCTCCTGGGATGAATTATGGGAAACTATGAAAAAGAGAAGACCCCTATTTTTTTCTTTACTCCCCAAAAAACCGGTGGGATCCGAAAGCGTCAACCTGGTAGGTGTTACCGCCAAGACCCCCAGTTTATTTATGGGTAAGACTAAACTCCTGGCTGATGAATTAAAAGAGTGGAAGAGACAGAAATATGGTGTTTTAATCCTGGTAAACTCTGAAGAAAGGGCGGAGAGGTTAAAACAAAGCCTCTGGGATAGCGGTGTGGAAGTTTCTATCGCGAAAAGAGGATCCCCCTTATCCTTAGAAAATATCACCGTCAGTTTTGGTTATCTCACCAGCGGGTTTGAGTTTACCACCTGGAAAGTTGTTGTTCTCACAGAACATGAATTCTACCACCAGCCCAAGAAACGCCCACCTCGCAAGATGTTCCAGGAAGGTAAGAAGGTAACTGTCCTGGAGGACCTTAAACTTGGGGATTATGTGGTCCATATTAATCACGGTATTGGCCGCTACATGGGCATTGAAAAACTGGCTGTGGGCGACGCGGAAAGGGACTACCTCGTTATCAAATACCAGGGTGAAGATAAACTGTATGTTCCTACCGATCAGGTAGGGCTTTTGCAGAAGTACTTCAGCCAGGAGGGGCAGGTGCCCAAGCTTTCAAAGCTGGGGGGCAATGAATGGAATAAGGTTAAAAGCAAAGTTAAGGCTGCGGTAAAGGATTTGGCCGAAGAATTGTTAAATCTTTACGCTGTACGAGAGTCGGCCCGCGGTTTTGCTTTTAGTCCCGATACACCCTGGCAGATGGAATTTGAAGATGCCTTCCCTTACGAAGAGACAGAGGACCAGCTGCGGGCCATCCGGGAAGTGAAACGCGACATGGAAAAGCCCCGTCCCATGGATAGACTCCTTTGCGGTGATGTAGGTTATGGGAAAACAGAGGTCGCTATCCGGGCAGCCTTTAAAGCCGTGACCGATGGAAAACAAGTAGCCGTCTTAGTCCCCACTACGGTCTTAGCACAGCAGCACTACAATACCTTTAAGGAAAGATTTGAGGGTTTTGGTGTAAATGTTGCCGTCCTAAGCCGCTTCCGTTCCGCCAAAGAACAGAAAGCTGCCCTGCAAGAACTGGCCCGGGGGCGTGTGGATATTATCATTGGTACGCACCGGCTTTTATCCACTGATGTTAAATTTAAAGACCTGGGGCTTCTGATTATCGATGAGGAACAACGTTTTGGGGTAGTGCATAAGGAGAAGTTGAAAAAAATCCGTAAAACGGTAGATGTTTTAACCTTAACGGCTACACCTATTCCCCGGACTTTACACATGTCTTTAGTAGGAGTAAGGGATATGAGCGTGATTGAAACACCTCCGGAAGACCGTTATCCTGTGCAAACCTTTGTGGTGGAATTCAGCCCTCAACTTGTACGGGAAGCAATCCGCCGGGAGTTAGGCCGTGGTGGGCAGGTCTATTACGTGCACAACCATATAGAGGACATTGAAAAGGCTGCCCATTTTGTACAAGACATGGTGCCGGAGGCCCGTGTGGGGGTGGCCCACGGTAAGATGTCTGAAGACCAACTGGAGAATGTCATGCTGGATTTCATGGAAGGGGAACTGGATATTCTAGTCTGCACAACCATTATTGAAACGGGCTTGGATATTTCTAATGTCAACACCTTAATTATTGATGACGCTGACAGATTAGGACTATCCCAGCTTTACCAGCTGCGGGGCAGGGTAGGACGCTCCAACCGGGTAGCCTATGCTTATTTAACTTACAATAAGGATAAGATTCTGTCGGAAGTAGCCGAGAAACGCCTCAACGCCATACGGGAGTTTACGGAATTAGGTTCAGGTTTTAAAATAGCCATGCGAGATTTGGAAATCAGGGGAGCAGGTAATATCCTGGGTGCCGAGCAACATGGGCATGTGGCCGCTGTAGGTTTTGATTTATACTGCCGCATGTTGGAAGATGCGGTCAAAGAAGCCCGGGGCGAGGAATTGCCCATAGAAAAAACCATAAGCATTGATATTCAGGTAAAAGCTTACATCCCTCAGGAATATATCCCTGATACCGGCGTCAAAATTGATTTTTATCAGAGAATTAATGCCATAAAAGAAGTGAAGGAAATAGACCAGCTGGCCGAAGAACTGGAGGACCGTTTTGGTGACATGCCCGAGCCCCTCGTCAACTTGCTGCGCATTGCCGCCATTAAAATTTCCGCTGTCCCGGCAAAAATCCAGTCTATCACCCAGGAAAAAGATCTGATCAAAATTAAAATGGAGGATGACCACGGCCTTACCGGCAACCAGCTGATGAGCCTGGCCAGGCGTTACCGGCGGCAGGTCAGTTTCAGTGCTGCGGCCGGTTTAGAGATTGTGGTAAATATCCGGAACTTGGAAAGGAAACAGATGCTCTTATTCTTAGAAGAAATTATTTTGGAAATATCCTCCCTTGCCCGGAAGGAAGCGGCTTTGGTATAA
- a CDS encoding peptidyl-prolyl cis-trans isomerase, which translates to MKKRLVIATLLILSLLVSACGSKVVATVNGEKITEPELKSRVEQVAAMYGYNLDSEQGKEIRGFLEEQVLQSLIEEKVVLQVAKEKKISVKKEDVQEELKKIKSQFPGDKEFQDFLKERKFAEKDLTVYLEHQLILNKLFDEVTKDITTTSKDIKQYYEENKEEFFVPEQVKARNIVVKTEEEAKALIAELDKGADFAKLAVEKSIDPTAKQNQGDIGYFDKDAGLVEEFKTAAFALKVGEYTKKPVRSIFGYHIIKVEDRTPAKQSTFEEVKKELEERFVFEEKNEKFANYVDEVMEKAKIEKKIPDKKANEQNQDGTKGNDQAKEQNKGN; encoded by the coding sequence ATGAAAAAACGTTTAGTTATTGCGACTTTGCTTATCCTTAGTTTACTTGTTTCCGCCTGTGGGTCCAAAGTTGTGGCTACAGTCAACGGGGAGAAGATTACGGAACCCGAGCTGAAGTCCCGCGTAGAGCAGGTGGCGGCTATGTACGGCTATAACCTGGATAGTGAGCAGGGTAAGGAAATACGCGGTTTTCTGGAAGAGCAGGTTCTGCAGAGTTTAATCGAAGAGAAGGTTGTACTGCAGGTTGCGAAGGAAAAGAAGATTTCCGTGAAAAAGGAAGACGTACAAGAGGAATTGAAGAAAATTAAAAGCCAGTTTCCCGGTGACAAAGAATTTCAGGATTTCCTGAAAGAACGGAAATTTGCGGAAAAAGACCTGACAGTATACCTGGAGCACCAGTTGATTCTGAACAAACTCTTTGATGAAGTCACCAAAGATATCACCACTACTTCCAAAGATATTAAACAATATTACGAGGAAAACAAGGAAGAATTTTTTGTACCCGAACAGGTCAAAGCCCGCAATATTGTGGTGAAAACGGAAGAGGAAGCAAAAGCGCTCATTGCCGAGCTGGACAAGGGGGCGGATTTTGCCAAGCTTGCTGTAGAAAAGTCTATTGACCCCACGGCGAAACAAAACCAGGGAGATATTGGCTACTTTGATAAAGATGCCGGTTTGGTTGAGGAATTCAAAACTGCCGCTTTTGCCCTTAAAGTTGGCGAATATACCAAGAAACCGGTACGAAGCATTTTTGGGTATCACATCATTAAGGTGGAAGATAGAACACCTGCCAAACAATCAACTTTTGAAGAAGTGAAAAAAGAGCTGGAGGAACGTTTTGTCTTTGAGGAGAAAAACGAAAAATTTGCCAATTATGTTGATGAAGTCATGGAAAAAGCAAAAATAGAGAAGAAAATTCCGGATAAAAAGGCTAATGAACAGAATCAAGACGGAACAAAAGGTAACGACCAGGCAAAAGAGCAAAATAAAGGAAACTAG